Below is a genomic region from Epinephelus moara isolate mb chromosome 9, YSFRI_EMoa_1.0, whole genome shotgun sequence.
TTCATAGTGAGGCTGGAGGTGCTGCTCACAGTAAGACACCAGACACTGCAGACAGGACTTGACAGCTTTCAGCTTTCTCCCAGTACAGACATCACAGGCCACATCTTCAGGTCCGGCATAGCAGTGATCAGCTGGAGCAGCTTGGAGTCCTGTCTTCTTCAGTTCCTCCACTAAATCTGCTAACATGGTGTTTTTCACCAGAGCAGGCCTCGACATGAAGGTGTGTCTGCACTGAGGACAGCTGTGGATTTGCTTCTGATCCTCTTCATCCCAGTAGCTTTTAATACAGTTCATACAGTAGTTGTGTCCACAGGGAATAGTCACGGGATCCTTCAGTAGATCCAGACAGATCGAACAGCAGAGTTTTTCCTGGTCCATCTGAATTCCTCGCTGCGCCATTTCACCTCTCAGAGACAGTGAATGTCAAATAGTTTCACATTGTCAAACAAGAAAGAAGCTGGGAACTGATCTAAACCAAAACAGAGTTCCCTTTCTTCATGTTCACTCACTGATATGCAGTGAATGGGGCTTGAGAGCAATTGCATGTCAGAGCATGTTGGTTACACCCATCTGTAAGCTTGCATAATGGTTCAGGTtggaggaaacaggaaaaacGTGCTGAACAGACCCTGCACTCGAGAACAGGGAGAGGAAAGCAAAATGTGTATCGCTGTCAGTATACCACAAAAACTTCCTGCAATGATAAATATTGCCACTACCTCTGCACCCAGTCCTCTTAGAAATACAGTTTAATGTAGGCTTGGAAAAGCTGTGCGACATCAATAGGCTAGAATTCCTAGATCACCCTACGAgcaacactatttttttttcttctaaataaataattcacatTCATGAATTAACAGAACATAATGTTGAGCAATAGTTGGAATCTTAACATGTCTTTATAATGCATGTATATCAAAGATAAAACAAAGTTGTTCCACAGTCAAATAGTTCAACTCTTCCTTTACCAGCCAGGAGAGGCCACCACTACCTCTGAATTATTTCCTCAATTTCACAGTAACTGCACTTTATTTGTGAGCAGCATGTTAAAAACACTGTCACAccattatcaaaataaaagcgactcttgattttaaagggacagtttaccccaaaatcaaaacgaCATTTTTTTcgtacctgtagtgctttttattaATGTAGATTGATTTGCTTTGAGTTGCCGAGTGTCACACATCCTTACTTTTAGATAGTTTAACTATTCCTGAAATTATCCCTGAGGACCAGTCGCAGTTGGAAAGAGCAATGAGAGCAAAGTAAGAGAATATAACACATGGTTCCTCTTACAAATTAGAAGTTGAATCAATTGGCAACAAACACAGCATTGTTTAATCCACTATACTTAGGGATTTGCTTTTACaagcttgtttttgccactgacagactcagattgttatagtcagtatctgacaacattatggaaaggatccctacagagacagactttttgttcaaccagaaacaacctggaaatcaccatcaccaaacccaccagactcctgataaataaacagtaatgcAGTCAGGAACAATTTAGTCAAATAAAActtcatttccatttgcagtattatatttggctatatggctctgttctggggcctctctgcctttcctaggtcTATGCAGAAAACCTcctccatgcgcctacatggaaagcctatggcagagagagcacacctccctgccctttcATGAGCCTACATCAAAATCCTTAGgcagggacagcagcagcaaagaccccacaggaacagaacagagcagcatcaatgacaaacagaaatgacattgataaggcagacacagcatgaaaaggaggagctggggtggaggcaggttgcaaagcagcttgcagagcaagcagcaacagtaggcaggccagagcagtttaaatagggcgccctgaatgagatttacaAATTGGTttcatagaaaggaatcatgtgatctatcagctgactcccttccatcaatcggctgctccatcagttgattggttGTTTGAGGTCAGCTGaagtagctgggatgtgagctgaccTTGACATCATGttctgcctgaactaacgccaTGCTCaatttttatcattgtaaaacacacttcattcaaagtcagtaacaaaataaaactcacagagcTGTCTTCCTTTGTCTTatcactgttccaacaatcgcCAACTCTGGTTTAGTTAAAATAAAGCCTGAATTCATCCAATTAGATGTGAAGATATGCTGGCTCCATACAgcctaaaattactgtttatttaaaatgagACTTTTGGGTTTGCCTAAAGTGATTTTGGGACTGTTTCTGCTTCAAtaaaaatgatcttactctttaaacAATGGTAtatctctgtagggattctTTCCATAGTGTTGTTAGACAAATAGAAAAACAATCaaagcctgtcagtggcaaaaacaacacttttagtggatgtagtCTACTATGCACTCACACTCAATTCGGGACCAGTTTCAATTGGGAtttttgttcccattagtcGCTTAGACCCAGAAATATGGGACAATGGGGTCAAGATAGAAAAATACAATTGACTCCTTTTGTCACCATCCCTTGCAGACTGTTGGGATAGTGGGAACATGACCTGGAAACTCAGTTCCAGATGAACAAAGGTGAAGGAAATCATTGTTTTTACAATTCCCACTTAATctctcatgtttgtgtgtgacactCAGCTGCACCCTGCAGTGCAACATGATGCTACTTTTTCCTAAATCTTTAATAATAAAGGGTTTTCAAGCTTCACCTCTCTGAAGCCAGTAGTTATCTTAAAGTTGCTGGATGCTGCCATCTCGTGGTCTCATTGGATATTACATCTACATCTGTACCTGTATGGTTAAAAAGACACATGTACCCGACACATCTAGTTGCTGTGTACTGTAACATTGTCTtgtgaaaaccacaaataaCCAAAACATCAACCTTTTTTTAGATGGTTTATTTAGCTTGAAGCCCAAACAATTTTTTATTCAACCCCCTAACAAATACTTAACGTTTCTGTTTGAGTACAAAATCACttgagtctttgaacagaaaatcccgcacactgctctttgctcagcttcacaattcATCAGCAACACTAACATTTCAGTCCATCAAGACTGTCCAACACCATTATTTCCAACATTGAGCTTAAATAGAAATTGCCCCACCCATTtcacaggtgtgcacaggtgtgggAGGATTAAtcagctgtgggtgtgtttctcaATAATTGACAACAGCCTGTGCACCACATGTCACATATCCCACAAACGGAAGAACAAGGGAACAAGAAAAACATAGGATAAACCTAGCAACCTCAGGCTCCTTACACAATTAAGGCTATTTACAGGATTATTTACAGAAAATGTTGATCTTATGAATGAGCACATCGGCCTTGCAGCTTTCATAGATCATTCATAATGTTCAACATTGTATAGGCTACTCTTATGTTGTGTATCATAAATTGGTTTTAGTCTCAAAAGAGCAATTTTCCAACGTCACCACCAGGTGTCTCCCTTGGTTTTGTTTTCCCTCTGTGACAGTAGAGGCCTttatcacagcagacattttggacAGAAAAGCACAGGCGTTCTGTTCATGTGTCCCAGATGGACaactaaaaaatacaaaaggatTGAAATCTAAAAAGCAGAaccaaagaaatgtttttttccacacttttgtaaaaaaaaacaaaaaaactttatcAGTCCTTGAGGGATAAATCAACTTTATTAAATGATCTAACTAATAAATCCTGGTTCAGTTTCTCCATTCATTTAATCCACATTAAGTCTGATAAACCAGAATGTCTGTACTGTAGAGGAAAATCAACAATGCTTCAGTGATTATCAGTATACTAACAAGAATTATATATCTTAACTACACTTTTGAAATATATTTACACATTAACAAAGTGacaagaacaaaataaacatcaacTATGATCATCTGTGCGCTCAAATATAACACTTCATAACCAAAATAGTATATACGCCAATAATTACATGAGTTTATTTCTATATATAAACACTCGTTTTTGATATTTGTTTCCAATTAATCAAAGTTTCCCACTATACAAACattatctgaaaataaattaaactccACAatgttattttactttataGATTTTAAAAGAAACCCCCCACACTTATAGATTCTGTTCATTTCTGTTCATCTGATATTTAAGTTCTATACATATATGCTTGATATACATATATCTACATATACCCACACTGTTTGAGTGACTGTTCAGTGCAGAACCATCACAGCACAGAGAGCTGAACAACAAAGATGGAGAGTAAATTCACTACCTAAAAGTAGATTCTCAGCCTTTGCCTTGTTTATAACACTTGTCTACTTGAGATCACACAATTCAGCAGAGCTATGATAATGATAAACACCAAGTCCAGCATAGAGAGGCTGAGTGAATGTGGTCTGGACTCTGTGGAGGAGAGTCATGGTGTCAGAGACGCTGTAGAAGGACAAAATACCTGCAGGGTGATCCAGGTACACTCCCACTCTGGAGGACTGAGGGCCTGAGATGGAAGTGATGATACGGTTATGTCTGAATTGATAATGATTCATCAAACAATATACTGCCCAAGATGTGTCATTTTTCCCAAATGCAGTTTCATATACTGGTCTTTTCCTATGTGCAGATGTGACTGCTACTGAAACTGTTCCACCACtccactccacctcccagtaacaTCGTCCAGTCAGACTCTCTCTGCTCAGGACCTGaagtctgatgatgtcactgcgTGAACCTGGTGGAGGAATAACTGGTAAAGATCCTGGCTGATTTTCTGTTGCTCTTCTGTTCCCTCCAGATAATCTGACCCAATTGCCTGCTGTGTTTGGATCCAGTGTGATCTGACGTGAATACTGTAAGAATTCAGCTCTGGTCTTGGGCTGAGGTTGTGCCAGCAAAACATCCACTTCAGTCTTTGTCAGTGAGATCTTGGTCCACACATCACTAACAAAGTCCTGTAGTTTATCTCTGGCCTCTGacacagctgcagtcacatCCTCAAAGTGTCGCACAGGGCGGATATTGATCCTGGATGAGTCTTTAGAGTCAGTGAGATGTGACAGTGAGGGGTAGCTCTGTAGAAACTGGGTGTggtcctctgtgtgtgagagcttcTCCAGCTCAGTGTCTTTCCTCCTCAGATCAGTGatctcctgctgcagcttctcCTGAAGCTCTTTGACTTGTCTAACTTTAGTTTTCTGCTGAGATCTGATGTGCTGCTTCACATCAGAGCTTCTTTTCTCAATGAGACGGATCAGATCTGTGAAGATCTTCTCACTGTCCCTCACTGCTTTATCAGCCGAGTGATTGATAGCCTCCACCTCCTGCTGAAGCACCGTcacatctttctctctgttctgGATTCTGCGCTGGATGTTTTGTCGACTCACCCCGAGCTCTTTCTGCCTCTCAGTCCGTTCCTGTACAGCTGAAATTGTGTGGTGGCCTTTATGTTCGTCCATGGAGCACAGATAACAGATACACTGCTGATCAGTGCGGCAGAAAATCTCAATCACCTTGTTGTGACGAGTACAGATGTTCTCCTGAAGCTTCTTGGAGGGGCTGACcaggttgtgttttttaaaggcagGGCATTCATAGTGAGGCTGGAGGTGCTGCTCACAGTAAGACACCAGACACTGCAGACAGGACTTGACAGCTTTCAGCTTTCTCCCAGTACAGAAATCACAGGCCACATCTTCAGGTCCGGCATAGCAGTGATCAGCTGGAGCAGCTTGGAGTCCTGTCTTCTTCAGTTCCTCCACTAAATCTGCTAACATGGTGTTTTTCACCAGAGCAGGCCTCGGCATGAAGGTGTGTCTGCACTGAGGACAGCTGTGGATTTGCTTCTGATCCTCTTCATCCCAGTGGCTTTTAATACAGCTCATACAGTAGCTGTGTCCACAGGCAATAGTCACAGGATCCTTCAGTAGATCCAGACAGATGGAACAGCAGAGTTTTTCTTGGTCCATCTGAATTCCTCGCTGCGCCATTTCACCTCTCAGAGACAGTGAATGTCTGAAAGGCATTTAGTGCATTCAGTTGATAAGTTAGAGGGCTTATCAGATCAGACTTTGATTGGTCCTGGAAGACTAATGGTTTGGACTTGAACAGTGTTTATAGGCCCTCTTTACAACACAGAGCAAAGATCATATTGTACATAAAACTTGATGTGAAGGCAAAATGGTTATTGCTGTCAGTATACACCTAAAATATTTTGCAATGatttatattgctgtcatttctACACCCAGTTGTCTCAGAAATACAGATTAACTTTGGCTTAGAGAAGCTGTGTGACATTAATACGTTTCAGTTGGCCACAAGTGTAGATTTTGGGGTGGGGGTGTGCAGTACACAGGCTCCCCTCAATATCTAGAACATGCACTTTTGTTCCCTCAATACAAACATGAAAGTAGTGGCCAGAAATCGATGCACAACAACTGATGCAGATTTACACAAACTGGTGCAAAAAAATTTCCTAAAACCAAGAGTTTGATGCTGAAATTAGCTCATGGAGCGCCCAAATCAGCCCTTTCATTTGTGTCGCcctcaatgttgaaacaaactCATCATAACGTAACCAAATCAATATTCTATTTGGTGAACAAGGTGCACATAACTGCTTGTAGCATTTAGTCTCAAGTCCTTTCGGTAGAGGAAGTAGAGCTGATTAAGAATTCAAAATATAAAGATTAATCGATGCCATGTGTCCGAAAATAACAAAATTATTATGAAGAGTCTTTAACATTGTTTCATGTAAGATACAATATTttgtaagaaaaaacaaacaaacatgaaagtaCCACACTCTGTTCAtgtaatatttaaaatcacagcaCAGAGAGCTGAACAACAAAGATGGGGAGTAAGTTTATGAACAAAAAAACGGGTCTGAGGACCTGAGATGGCAGTGAGGACGGTGTTATGTCTCAATGTATAATAGTTAGGAAATCAATATACTGCTCCAGATGTGTGATTGTTCCCATATCCACTTTCACATGCTAGTCTTCTCTTACGTGCAGATGTGACTGCTACTGAAACTGTTCCACCACTCCACTCCACCTCCCATTAACATCGTCCAGTCAGACTCTCTCTGCTCAGGACCTGAAACCTGTACATGTCACTGTGCCAATCTGGTTGAGGGGGAAAAACTAATTGTAATGAAACACTGTAATGACACAAAATCTTTCAGTGGGTTCTGAAAATACAGCGACcctttagagcagtggttctcaaacttctTTCTGTAAATATTGAGTAGTTCAGTGGCCGGCTCTTCAGCTGGACAAAAAGTCTTCTTTTAAACTTCAGCATGGCAGCCTGTCAGTAAAGGAGACAGTCAGATTTGTTAATCATGTCACTTTGTCACCACCAGGTGTCTCCCTTGGTTTTGTTTTCCCTCTGTGACAGTAGAGTCCTTTATCACAGTGGACATTTGCACAGTAGGAAAAACACCGgtgttaaaataaacattaagaATGCCTCTGTTTTGTTCATGTGTCCCAGATggacaattaaaaaatatatataaagatTGAAATCCATGAAGCAGAACCAAAGAaatttttattccacacattcataaaaaaatactttatcaGTCCTTGAGGGAATAATCAACTTTATTAAATGAGCTAATTAATAAATCCTGGTTCAGTTTCTCCATTCTTTTAATCCACATTAAGTCTGCTAAACCAGAATGTCTGCACTGTAGAGGAAAATCAACAATGTGTCACAAGTGATTATCAGTATAGTCagtgcacagtttcttccaaacaaaccgtgtaagttgaataatgctgttgcatgtagataatgttagctaaatgatgactaattaatagatgccaatatatcaagttaagctagttaacaagaatactaatgttaATGTGTTACGTATGTTAAATgccttgctagctagtttcatgctaggaataaacccactcctccttaataagaacttgtgctcactaatgctttgcacatatttgtttaatctttattgctacaatataaagagcagggtcagggaggagacagtggaccagaggccagcaaggatgatcatgtaGGGTCCTCAtaggtgaggagagattataactggctgagaaaatatctatagcaCAAAAGTGACTGTGcaattaatttccacagctatgtcaccaatactattcctaattctatttatgaattttgctttgcacgtttattatctactgtatattattgtaatagatagaagagggacagggagaaaccaggcaggtatcaggacagggacctgacagcatcaccaattatcagcccaaggcttcacaggtaaggagaaattataactggctaaggaaatgtctataggataagagtgactctaagattcattttcacagctattttaGAACTAATCTGATttatactctaaaatgtttttgtctgtattgcaatagcactactactgcattatttgtgtttttaaaggcagcaggtataggtcatgccatttttctttgtcttgattaattttgcacatctgtgctgtcatatttgatgatgtgtgcacgcataaaaatcaaagctacattgcatcccccttgttaaaaattaacaattcgaCCACTGAGTATAGTAACAATAATTATACATCTTAActacacttttaaaaaataaacatcaacTATGATCATCTGTGAGCTCAAATCAAACActttacaacaaaaaatagTATATATGTCAATGATTACATGGGTTTATTTCTATATATAAACActaaaatgttgacatttttgaTATTTGTTTCCAATTAATCAAATTTTCCCACTATACAAACATTAtctgaaaaaaaacccattcaaCTCCACAATATTATTTTACttaaaagattttaaaagaaaacccCCACACTTATAGATTCTGTTCATTTCTGTTCATCTGATATTTAAGTTCTATACATATATGCTTAATATACATATATCTACATATACCCACACTGTTTGAGTGACTGTTCAGTGCAGAACCATCACAGCACAGAGAGCTGAACAACAAAGATGGAGAGTAAATTTACTACCTAAAAGTAGATTCTCAGCCTTTGTCTTGTTTATAACACCTGTCTACTTGAGATCACACAATTCAGCAGAGGAATCATAACCATAAACACCAAGTCCAGCATAGAGAGGCTGAGTGAATGTGGTCTGGACTCTGTGGAGGAGAGTCATGGTGTCAGAGACGCTGTAGAAGGACAAAATACCTGCAGGGTGATCCAGGTACACTCCCACTCTGGAGGACTGAGGGCCTGAGATGGGAGTGCTGATGTTGTTATGTCTGAATTGATAAGAATCATTCAAACAATATACTGCCCAAGATGTGTCACTGTTCCCAAATCCAGTTTCATATACTGGTCTTCTCCTATGTGCAGATGTGACTGCTACTGAAACTGCACCACCACtccactccacctcccagtaCCATCGTCCAGTCAGACTCTCTCTGCTCAGGACCTGAAAACTACTGTTGAAAGCTAGCGCTAAAATTGATCCTCTCACTGTTGCTTTTCTCTTCCTTGCAGATAATTTGAGCCATCTGCCTGCTGTGTTTGGATCCAGTGTGATCTGACGTGAATACTGTAAGAATTCAGCTCTGGTCTTGGGCTGAGGTTGTGCCAGCAAAACATCCACTTCAGTCTTTGTCAGTGAGATCTTGGTCCACACATCACTAACAAAGTCCTGTAGTTTATCTCTGGCCTCTGacacagctgcagtcacatCCTCAAAGTGTCGCACAGGGCGGATATTGATCCTGGATGAGTCTTTAGAGTCAGTGAGATGTGACAGTGAGGGGTAGCTCTGTAGAAACTGGGTGTggtcctctgtgtgtgagagcttcTCCAGCTCAGTGTCTTTCCTCCTCAGATCAGTGatctcctgctgcagcttctcCTGAAGCTCTTTGACTTGTCTAACTTTAGTTTTCTGCTGAGATCTGATGTGCTGCTTCACATCAGAGCTTCT
It encodes:
- the LOC126395247 gene encoding tripartite motif-containing protein 16-like, giving the protein MAQRGIQMDQEKLCCSICLDLLKDPVTIACGHSYCMSCIKSHWDEEDQKQIHSCPQCRHTFMPRPALVKNTMLADLVEELKKTGLQAAPADHCYAGPEDVACDFCTGRKLKAVKSCLQCLVSYCEQHLQPHYECPAFKKHNLVSPSKKLQENICTRHNKVIEIFCRTDQQCICYLCSMDEHKGHHTISAVQERTERQKELGVSRQNIQRRIQNREKDVTVLQQEVEAINHSADKAVRDSEKIFTDLIRLIEKRSSDVKQHIRSQQKTKVRQVKELQEKLQQEITDLRRKDTELEKLSHTEDHTQFLQSYPSLSHLTDSKDSSRINIRPVRHFEDVTAAVSEARDKLQDFVSDVWTKISLTKTEVDVLLAQPQPKTRAEFLQYSRQITLDPNTAGNWVRLSGGNRRATENQPGSLPVIPPPGSRSDIIRLQVLSRESLTGRCYWEVEWSGGTVSVAVTSAHRKRPVYETAFGKNDTSWAVYCLMNHYQFRHNRIITSISGPQSSRVGVYLDHPAGILSFYSVSDTMTLLHRVQTTFTQPLYAGLGVYHYHSSAELCDLK
- the LOC126395249 gene encoding tripartite motif-containing protein 16-like, translating into MAQRGIQIDQEKLCCSICLDLLKDPVTIPCGHSYCMSCIKSHWDEEDQKQIHSCPQCRHTFMPRPALVKNTMLADLVEELKKTGLQAAPADHCYAGPEDVACDVCTGRKLKAVKSCLQCLVSYCEQHLQPHYESPAFEKHKLVDPSKKLQENICTRHNEVIKIFCRTDQQCICYLCSMDEHKGHDTISAAAERTERQKELGVSRQNIQQRIQNREKDVTVLQQEVEAINHSADKAVRDSEKIFTDLIRLIEKRSSDVKQHIRSQQKTKVRQVKELQEKLQQEITDLRRKDTELEKLSHTEDHTQFLQSYPSLSHLTDSKDSSRINIRPVRHFEDVTAAVSEARDKLQDFVSDVWTKISLTKTEVDVLLAQPQPKTRAEFLQYSRQITLDPNTAGRWLKLSARKRKATVRGSILALAFNSSFQVLSRESLTGRWYWEVEWSGGAVSVAVTSAHRRRPVYETGFGNSDTSWAVYCLNDSYQFRHNNISTPISGPQSSRVGVYLDHPAGILSFYSVSDTMTLLHRVQTTFTQPLYAGLGVYGYDSSAELCDLK